The sequence GTCCTCGGCGCGTCCGAAGCATCGCCTTATACGGTGGGTGAACGCAGCCATTCCGGCGACGCCCCGGCCGCGCTGCGAAAAGCGTCCGCGCAGTTCGGCGCGTCGCTGGGCCAATATGATTTCGATCTCGACGCGACGATGTTTCCGAACAAGGACGACAAGCGCGGCTGCGTCGATGCCGGCGACGTGCCGACCAATTCGTGGGACGCCGCCGGCAATCGCGCGCGGATCACGGCGACGGTGCGTGCGGTGCTGGATGCGGGCGCGGTGCCGATCCTGCTGGGCGGCGACGATTCGGTGCCGATCCCTGCGCTCGCCGCGTTTCAAGGCCGGCCACCGCTGACGATCCTGCAGATCGACGCGCATGTCGACTGGGCCGACGTGCTACAGGGCAATCCGGTCGGTTATGGCTCGACGATGCGGCGCGTCGCCGAATATCCGTGGGTCGCGCACATGGTGCAGGTCGGCATACGCGGGCTCGGCTCGGGCGAGGCGTGGCAGCATGACGACGCCCGCGCCTGGGGCTCGCACCTCATCTCGTCCTACGCGCTGCACGAGCAGGGCTGCGCGGCGGCACTCGACCATATCGCGCCGGGCGCGGACGTGTTCATCTCGATCGACTGCGACGGCATCGATCCGGCGGTGCTGCCGGCGGTGAACATGCCGACGCCCGGCGGCCTCAGCTACGAGGACATGATCCGCCTGCTGAAGGGCGTCGCGGCCAAGGCGCGCATCGCCGGCCTCGCGCTGGTGGAATATGTGCCGTCGCGCGACGACCGCCACATGATGTCAGGGCTGGTCGCCGCGCGGATCGCAGCGGTGACGATGGGGCTGGTGCTGGGAAGCGACTAGCCCTTCCGGCCGCGCTTGAACGCGCGGAACTGCGCCGCCCAGCCGGGGCGATCCTCCTGCCGGCCGCGCGCGACCGCCAGCGCATCGGCGGGAACGTCGCGCACGATCACCGATCCTGCAGCGACGATCGCGCCCGCACCGATCGTCACCGGCGCCACCAGCGCGCTGTTCGAGCCGATGAAGGCGCCCTCGCCCACCTTGGTCAGGGTCTTGTCGAAGCCGTCATAATTGCAGGTGATCGTGCCCGCACCGATATTGCTGCCCGCGCCGATGTCGGCATCGCCCAGATAGGTCAGGTGGTTGGCCTTGGCGCCGCGCCCGAGCCGCGCCTTCTTCACCTCGACGAAATTGCCGACATGCGCGTCCTCGCCGATGTCGGCGCCGGGGCGCAGCCGCGCGAACGGACCGACGATCGCGCCGGCCGCCACCTGCGCGCCCTCGATATGGCTGAAGGCGTGGATCGTCACCCGATCGGCGATGCGGACGCCGGGGCCGAACATCACGTTCGGCCCGATCGTGACGTCGCGACCGATCGCCGTGTCCCACGCAAACCACACCGTCTCCGGCGCTATCAGAGTGGCGCCGTCGGCCATCGCGCGCAGCCGGCGCTTCGCCTGCCAGGCCGCCTCGACCTCGGCGAGTTCGGCGCGGCTGTTGACGCCCGCCACCTCGGCCGGATCGGTCTCGATCACCGCCGAGGCGCGCCCCGCCGCGGCGGCCAGCATGACGATGTCGGGCAGATAATATTCGCCGGCGGCATTCTCGTTGCCGACTTTGGCCAGCAACGGCCACAGCTCAGCCGAACGCACCGCCATCAGCCCCGAATTGCACAAGGTCTCGGCGCGCTCGGCCGGGCTCGCATCCTTATGCTCGACCATCTTCAGGATGCGGCCATTCTCGGCGATGATGCGGCCATAGGATAGCGGATCGGGTGGGCGGAAACCGAGCACCACCACGGCGGGCGCGTCGTCCGCGTGCAGCCGCGCCACCATCCGCGCCATCGTCTCGGTCGAAACGAGCGGCACGTCGCCATAGAGGATCAGTACATCGCCCTCGAACCCGGCCAGCGCCGTCTCGGCCTGCGCCACCGCATGCGCCGTGCCGAGCTGCTCCGCCTGCGTCGCGACGGCGAGGCCGAGCGGCGCGGCGAACGCCTCGACCTGTTCGCGGCCGGCGCCCGTCACCACCACCGTCCGCGCGGCGCCCAGCGCCGCGACCGCGTCGACCAGATGGCCGAGCATCGGCCGCCCGGCGATGGGATGCAGCACCTTGTGCAGATCGGACTTCATCCGCGTGCCCTTTCCGGCGGCGAGGATGATGGCGGCAAGCGGCGTGGTCGTCATCGCCGCGCTTTGCCATGTTCCGCTTGCACAGGCCACCACCCCCGCTAAGGGCGCGCGCATGGCCGCCGCTTTCCCCTTCGCCGTCGTCGTGTTCGATCTGGACGGGACGCTGGCCGACACCGCCCCCGATCTCACCGCAGCGCTCAACCACGCGCTGGAGGCGCTGGGCCGCGCGCCGGTACCACCCGAATCGGTGCGCGCGATGGTCGGCCACGGCGCGCGGGCCCTGCTGGAGCGCGGGCTCGCCGCGACCGGCGAAGTGAACGAGGATCTGGTCGAGCGCGGTTTCCCGATCTTCCTCGATCATTATCGCGCGCATATCGCCGACGGCAGCCGGCCCTATCCGGGGGTGGAGGCCGCGCTCGACGCATTGTCGGCGCGTGGCGTGCGACTCGCCATCTGCACCAACAAGCTCGAGGATCTGGCGCGCATGTTCGTAAGCGCGATCGGCTGGGACGGTCGCTTCGCCGCGATCGTCGGCGGCGACACGCTGCCGCAGCGCAAGCCCGACCCCGCGCCCGTCCATGCCGCGATCGCGCAGGCCGGCGGCGGCACCGCCGCCTTCGTCGGCGATTCGATCAGCGACACCGATGCGGCGCGCGCCGCCGGCATTCCCTGCGTGGCGGTGACGTTCGGCTTCACCGACCGGCCACCCGAAACTCTCGGCGCGACTTTGCTGATCGACCATTTCGACGCGCTGGTGCCCGCGCTGGAGCGGATCGGCGCCTGACATGGTCCTGCGCCGTTTCTCCCGACTCGGCGCCGGGCCGCATCGCGAGCATCGCCCGCCGCCGAACGACCCGACCGACGAACTGATCGAGGCGATCGGCGAGCCGCTGATCGTGCTCGACGGATATCACGTCGCCCATGCCAATGCCGCCGCGCGCGCCTTGCTGGGCGAGCATATCGTCGGCGACTATGTCCGGCTCGCGCTACGCCACCCGGCCGCCGGCCCGGTGCTGAGCGGCGACGAGGAGGGCCCGGTGGCGCTGAGCGGGCTCGGCGGTCAGGATCGCCTGTGGGAGCTCACCGCCGGCACGATCCGCCCCGGCCGCCGCCTGCTGCGCCTGACCGACCGCAGCGCCCAGCGCGCCGCCGAGCAGATGCGCGTCGATTTCGTCGCCAATGCCAGCCACGAATTGCGCACCCCGCTCGCCTCGCTGATCGGCTTCATCGAGACGCTGGAGGATGCCAACGGCCAGGAAGACGCCACGACGCGCCTGCGTTTCCTGTCGATCATGGAGGGCGAGGCGCGGCGGATGCAGCGGTTGATCGACGACCTGATGTCGCTGTCGCGGATCGAGGCCGACCGTTATTATGCGCCGCGCGACCGGATCGACATCGGCCCGCTGCTGCGCGAGCTGGCGGACGAGTTCCGCAGCACGCGCCGCGACGGCGAGCGGCTGGAGATCGACGCCGCCGATCACGCGACCGTGATCGGCGATCGCGCGCAGCTTCACCAGCTGATCCACAACGTCATCAGCAATTCGTTCAAATATGGACGCGACGGCACGCCGATCGTCGCCGCGCTTCGCGTGAACGGGCTTCAGGCACATTTTTCGGTGACCGATCAGGGCGACGGAATCGCACCGGCGCACCTGCCGCGACTGACCGAGCGTTTCTATCGCGCCGACCCCAGCCGCAGCCGCGCGATCGGCGGCACGGGGCTCGGCCTCGCCATCGTCAAGCATATCGTCGAGCGGCATCGGGGGCGGCTGGAGATCGTGAGCGAGGTTGGCCGCGGCACGACTGTCAGCGCGCACCTTCCGCTCGCACCCTAGTTGCTGTCATAAAAGTTTCGCCTTGGCCATACATGGGACAGTGGCAGAAAAGCAGAGGCGCGAATGGCGACCACCGGACATACGATCAAGGCATTCGATGAGGATCTGGCCGAGCTGCGTGCGCTCGTTGCCGAGATGGGCGGCTATGCCGAAGCGGCGATAGACGGCGCGATCCAGGCGCTGCTGCGTCGGGATCTCGAGGCGGCCGCGCGAATCGTCGACGAGGATCGGCGCATCGACGCGCTCGAGATCGAGCTCGAACGGCGGGTGCAGCGCACGATCGCGCTGCGCGCGCCGCTCGCCGACGATCTGCGCGAGGTGCTGGCGGCGCTCAAGATCGCCGGCGTGATCGAGCGGATCGGCGATTATGCCAAGAACATCGCCAAGCGCGTGCCGCTGCTGCAGGACGCCTACGGCATCGAGCCGCTCGCGATCCTGCCGGCGATGGCGACCGCCGCGGGCAGCATGGTCAAGGACGTGCTCGACGCCTATGGCGCGCGCGACGCCGCCGCGGCCAAGCTGGTGTCGGAGAGCGACCGCACGGTCGACGATCTCTACAACAGCCTCTTCCGCGCGCTGCTGACCTACATGATGGAAAATCCCGGCACGATCGCCGCGTCGACCCACCTGCTGTTCATCGCCAAGAATATCGAGCGGATCGGCGATCATGCGACCAACATCGCCGAGATGATCTATTTCGCGGCGACCGGCGAACAGCTCGCGGAGCGCGCGCGCGGCGCGGATGCGCTCGCCCCCACCGCCTGATGTCGGGTGCGCGCGTATTGCTGGTCGAGGACGATGCCGCGCTGGCCGAATTGCTGGCGTGGAACCTCGAACGCGAAGGCCATCAGGTCGAGCGCACCTCCGACGGCGAGGAAGCTTTGCTGCTCGCCGTCGAGCAGGCGCCCGACATCGTCCTGCTCGACTGGATGATCGAGGGGCTGTCGGGCATCGAGGTCTGCCGCCGCCTGCGCCGCTCGTCGGCGACCGCCAACGTGCCGATCATCATGCTGACCGCGCGCGGCGAGGAAGAGGACCGCATTCGCGGCCTGCAGACCGGCGCCGACGATTATGTGACCAAGCCCTTCTCCCCGCGCGAGCTGGTGGCGCGCGTCGCCGCCGTGCTGCGCCGGGTGCGTCCCGCGCTTGCCGGCGAACGGCTGGCCTATTCGGGCATCGAGATGGACATTGCCGACCACAAGGTGCGGCGCAACGGCATCGCACTGGCGCTCGGGCCGACCGAGTTCCGGCTGCTGCGCCACTTCCTCGAACATCCCGGCCGCGTCTTCTCGCGCGAGCGGCTGCTCGATTCGGTCTGGGGCCGCGACAGCGACATCGAGCCGCGCACGGTGGACGTCCACATCCGCCGCCTGCGCAAGGCGATCAACCTGAGCGATCAGCCCGATCTGATCCGCACGGTGCGTTCGGCCGGCTATGCGCTGGATTCCGAAGGGGCCGCCTGACCGTTCGGGTCACGGTGCCGACGTCAGGACCAGCCGCTGGCGCGCCACGATCTCCGCATCCGAACCGAGCGAATGCAGATAGCGCGTCCGCTCCGCCGTGTGGCGATGCAGGCGCGACAGCCGCTCGGCCTGCGCGTCGCTAAGACGCAGTCGGACGTAGCCGCGACCCGCCAGACAGCGATCGAGCGCCGCCTGCAGCTCGCCGACCACGTCGAACCGCGCCGTCGTTACATAATGCGCGCCGAACGTGTTGCTGCGGCGGGCGATGTCGTTCTCCGATCCGAATTCATGCCAGGACGTGAAATATGCCGTGGCCGAGCCCTGCGATCCCATCATGTCGAATGACGTCATCATGTGCATGATCTGCGCGGTGCTGAGCGCATCCAGCTGCCGCACCGTCTCGGGCCTGAGGAAGACCGGCGTGGTGTAGCTGGTATCGGCGCACTCGGTCGCGTCGCGCGCATATTGATCGAGCGTCACGCCGGGCTTGCCCCAGGTGACATATCCGGATGGGTGGGCGTGCACGACCGTCGCGGCCAACATCAAAATGGTCGGCAGGGTGCAGAACCGTCCACGCATGGCGCCTCTCCGTCGCGACGATCCTACCGCATTCGACCGTGGCCCTCAACGGTCGCCGAATCGGTGTCGACGTCAGACGGCGGCATGACCCCCGCGGAAGGTGACAAAGGTGACGCTACGTGAACCCCCACCTCCCCTCTCCCGATGCCGCGCGGCGGCCGAGAGGGGATAGACGATGCGCGATGCAAAGAGCGGTTGGCGTACAGCCATCGCCTTTGTACTATATTTGTTCTATTCGCACAAGCCCGAATCCGCTTGATGATCGCCGCAACGGGAATAAGTCTCGCAGGTCGCCGGTCTCGCCTTCGGGCAGGTCGCGGGGCGCTTGCCGACGCGGCGGGCGAGCGGCCGTTGCAATATTCCGGGGGGACTATCCGATGAACGCCATTAAGCCGATCCTGTGCGCCGCGCTGGCCTGCGTTGCCACCGCGGCGTCAGCCGACGTGTTCATTTATGATCCCGTCCTCGACCCGGCGACCGCGACCACGGTCAGTTCGATCACCTCGATCATCCTGCCGGCCGCGACGTTCAACTTGCATCCGGGCGATATCGTGCAGGGCACGATCAGCTTCCTCGGCGGCGCGGCGGTGACGCTGACCAGCGATCCGGCCAGCGTGGGCGGCGGCTATGAATATGTCAGCCTGGATATCAGGCCCTCCACGGTGGGCACGGTCAGCGGGACCGGGCAATTGAGCTTCACCGGGATCGGCGGCGACTATACCGGCGCGCCCGTCCAGACGAACCTGAGCAACGGCCTCCTTGCGGCATCGGCACTGAACGATCTGACCCCGACCGCCTTCTCGTTCACCGGCATCGCCTACAGCATGACCTATACCAGCGGGACGCCGACCATCTTCACGCCCGACATGCTCCAGCTCGGCTACCATGTGGCCTTCGGGCCGACGACGCCGCTTGCGGTGCCCGAGGCCGCCACGTGGGCGATGATGATCGGCGGACTGGGGCTGGTCGGCGCGACGATGCGTCGCCGCGCGGGCATCCTCCGTCCCGCCGCCTAGATCGTAACGACCAAGGCTATCGTGGCTCAGCCCTGGTCGGGCCGCACCTCGTAGCGGGCGCTCGTCTTGGCGGCGACCTCGTCGGCGGTGACGCCCGGCGCCAGCTCGATCAGCGCGAACGGGCTGGCATGATCGGGGCGGGCGAAGACGCACAGATCGGTCACGATCATGTCGACCACGTTGCGGCCGGTCAGCGGCAGCGTGCAGGCGGGGATGAACTTGGGGCTACCGTCCTTGGCGACATGCTCCATCACGACGATGATCTTCTTCACCCCGGCGACGAGGTCCATCGCCCCGCCCATGCCCTTCACCATCTTGCCGGGGATCATCCAGTTGGCGATGTCGCCGCCCTCGGACACCTCCATCGCGCCGAGCACGGCGAGGTCGATATGGCCGCCGCGGATCATCGCAAAGCTGTCGGCGCTGGAAAAATAGCTGGTCTGCGGCAGCTCGGAGACGGTCTGCTTGCCGGCGTTGATGAGGTCGGCGTCCTCCTCGCCGGCATAAGGGAACGGGCCGATGCCGAGCATGCCGTTCTCGCTCTGCAGCGTCACCTCGACGCCCGGCGGCACATGGTTGGCGACGAGCGTCGGGATGCCGATGCCCAGATTGACGTAGAAGCCGTCGCGCAGCTCGCGCGCGGCGCGGGCCGCCATGTCGTCGCGCGTCCAGCCCTTGGTATCTTCGGCCATCACACCGTCTCCCGCTGGCGCACGGTGCGCTGCTCGATCTTCTTGTCGTAGGGCGCGCCGAGGATCAGCCGGTTGACGTAGATGCCGGGCAGATGGATCGCATCGGGATCGAGGCTGCCGACCGGCACGATCTCCTCCACCTCCGCCACGCACACCTTGCCGCAGGTGGCGGCGGGCGCGTTGAAGTTGCGCGCGGTCTTGCGGAAGATCAGGTTGCCGCTTTCGTCCGCCTTCCAGCCCTTGATGATGGCGAGATCGGCGACGATGCCGCGCTCGAGGATATAGTCCTCGCCGTCGAACGTGCGTGCTTCCTTGCCCTCGGCCACCGCGGTGCCGACGCCGGTCTTGGTATAGAAGCCGGGAATGCCCGCGCCGCCCGCGCGCATCCGCTCGGCGAGCGTACCCTGCGGGCAGAATTCCACCTCCAACTCGCCCGACAGATATTGGCGCTCGAACTCCTTATTCTCGCCGACGTAGCTGGAAATCATCTTGGCGACCTGCTTCGTGCGCAGCAGCTTGCCGATCCCTTCATTGTCGATGCCGGCATTGTTGGAGGCGAAGGTGAGCCGCGTCACGCCCGCCGCCTGGATCGCCTCGATCAGCCGCTCGGGCAGGCCGCACAGGCCGAAGCCGCCGCTGGCGATCGTCATGCCGTCGAACAGCACGCCGTCCAGCGCCGCCGTCGCATCCGCGTACACCTTGCGTGCCATGCGTTCCGCTCTCCGATTTTGTGCGGTGCACATGGCAAGGACGGCAGCTCTTGTCCATCGCGCAGCGCGACCGTAGCGAGCGTGGATGGTCGCCGAAATCGAACCCTTCCACGCCATCGCCATCAGCCGCCTCGCCCACCGCATGTCGGCGGCGGGCGAGCCGGTGATCCACATGGAATTCGGCCAGCCCTCGACCGGCGCGCCCGCCGTCGCGATCGAAGCCGCGCACCGCATCCTCGACACCGACGGCATGGGCTATTGGGAAAGCCCCGGCCTGAAGGCGCGGATCGCGCACCATTATGCCGAGGCCTATGGCGTCGCGGTCGATGCCGAGCAGGTGATCCTCACCTGCGGCGCCTCGCCCGCCTTCGTGCTGGCCCTGTCGTGCCTGTTCCGGCCGGGTGCGCGCATCGCCTTCGCCCGGCCCGGCTACGTCGCCTACCGCAACACGGTGAAGGCCCTCTATCTGGAGCCGATCGAGCTGCCGTGCGGGCCGGCCGAGCGCTTTCAGATCACCGCGGCCGCGCTGGAGGCGCTCGATCCGGCGCCCGATGGGCTGATCCTCGCCAGCCCGGCCAACCCGACCGGCACGATCATCTCGGACGAGGAGATGGCCGCGATCGCCGCCGTGTGCGCGCGACGCGGCATCCGGATCGTCTCCGACGAAATCTATCATGGGCTGAGCTATGTCGGCCCGGTCCATTCGATGCTGGAGCACGCGCCCAACGCGCTGATCGTCAACAGCTTCTCCAAATATTTCAGCATGGCGGGCTGGCGGCTCGGCTGGCTGGTGGTGCCGCCCGCCATGATCGACATCGCGCGGGCGCGGATGGGGGCGCTGTTCCTGACGCCGCCCAGCCTCGCCCAGCATGCCGGGCTGATCGCGTTCGACGCGCGCGACGAACTCGAAGGCCATGTCGCGACCTATGCGCGCAATCGCCAGTTGATGCTGGCGGCGCTTCCGGCACTCGGCCTGCAGCGGATCGCGCCGCCCGACGGCGCCTTCTACATCTATGCCGACGTCGGCCACCTGACCAACGACAGCCTCGCCATGTGTGAGACATTGCTGCGTGAAACCGGCGTCGCGACGGCGCCCGGGCGCGATTTCGATCCGGTCGACGGCCATCGCTTCATGCGCTTCAGCTTCGCCGTCTCCACCGATCGGGTCGAGGATGCCATCGCGCGGATGGAGCCGTGGTTCGCCCGCCAGGGATAGGTGCTGCGGCGCGGAACCCGTCGCGTAATCCGCCGTTTAGTGCGCCGGGGCAACAATTTGACCAGCAGCACGATTTCTCTTCCCTGCGCCGCGCGCTCTCGCCTCGTTGCAGGCATCCACACGGTATTTGCGATCGGCGCATTGGCCGCCGCTAGCGCGTCCGCTCAGAAACCGACCCCCGCCAGCCCGCCGCTCGACGACCGCGCGTTCAACGAAGCGCTGCCGCCGCTGGAGGCCACCGCTCCGCCACCGGCGCCCGCCGCAACGGCTTCGCCCGCGACGGTGGTCGATCCCGCGCCGGCCGACCTGACCACGCCGCTCCCCCCGCTCGCGACCTTCGATCCGACCCCGCCGGCGCAGACCGCCGCGCAGGCCGCCGCCTCGGCCAAGCCGAGCGCGGTCCGCTACGAGGTGCAGATTTCGGGCATGAAGGCGATCGGGGTCGAGCCGCGCTTCAAGGAATTGTCCGCTTTGCTGCACGACGGCAAGAAGGCCGCCAATGCCGCGCAGATCCGCGCGCGCGCCGCCGAGGACGAGGAACTCGCCAAGCGGCTGCTGACGTCCGGAGGCTATTTCGACGGCACCGCACGCGCAGCCGTGCCCGCCGCCGCCGCGCCGGGGCAGGCGATCCCGGTCACGGTCACCGCAGTACCGGGCAACCAATATCATCTCCGCTCGATCACGCTGACCGGCCTGGCGCCCGAGCCGCACCGGCTGGCGACCGAGGCGTTCAGCGCGCATGTCGGCGACCCGATCGTGGCGCAGAACATCGAGGATGCCGAGGCGCATATCTCGCTGCATCTGCCCGAGCAGGGCTATCCGTTCGTCAAGGTCGGCCAGCGCGACATCCTGCTCGACGACGTCCAGCCGGTCGGCGACTATACCCTGCCGGTCGATGCGGGCACCAAGTCAAGCTTCGGCACGCTGCGCACGGTCGGCGATCCGGTCTTCACGATCGACCATCTGCTGGTCTTCCCGCGCTTCGAACGCGGCCAATTATACGACAGCCGCAAGGCGGACGACCTGCGCCAGGCGCTGATCGGCACCAGCCTGCTCTCCACCGCCTCGGTCGAGCCGGTGCCGACCGGCGTCATCGCGCCCGACGGCACGCAGATCGTCGACGTGCTGGTGCGGCAGGAGCGCGGACCGTCGCGCACCCTGTCGGGCAGCGGCGGCTACGGCACCGGCGAAGGCATCAAGCTGGTCGGCGAGTGGCAGAACCGCAATTTCTTCCCGCCCGAAGGCGCGCTGATCCTCGACGCGACCGCCGGCACGCAGCAGCAGGCGCTGGCCGCCACCTTCCGCCGCTCCGACGCGGGCCTGCGCGACCGCACCTTCCAGACCGGGCTGGCCGTCAGCCGGCAACGGTTCGCCGCCTATAGCGCGGACACGGTCGACCTTTCCGCCAGCCTCGCGCGCCAGTCGACGCCGATCTGGCAGAAGGTGTGGACCTATTCGGCGGGCGTCGACCTGAGCGTCTCGCGCGAAAACCCGTTCGACCCGAGCGACCTTCAGCATCCCAAGGCGACCTATTATCTCGCCAGCCTGCCGCTGCAGGTCGGCTATGATCGGTCGGACAGCCTGCTCAATCCGACCCACGGCTTCCGCATCAGCGCCAAGGTGACGCCGACCGCACAGAAGCAGAATGGCGGCGGCTTCGACAAATATCTCAACATGCTGGCCGACACGAGCGGCTATTACCCGATCGGCGGCAGCCTCGTGCTGG is a genomic window of Sphingomonas nostoxanthinifaciens containing:
- a CDS encoding autotransporter assembly complex protein TamA translates to MAAASASAQKPTPASPPLDDRAFNEALPPLEATAPPPAPAATASPATVVDPAPADLTTPLPPLATFDPTPPAQTAAQAAASAKPSAVRYEVQISGMKAIGVEPRFKELSALLHDGKKAANAAQIRARAAEDEELAKRLLTSGGYFDGTARAAVPAAAAPGQAIPVTVTAVPGNQYHLRSITLTGLAPEPHRLATEAFSAHVGDPIVAQNIEDAEAHISLHLPEQGYPFVKVGQRDILLDDVQPVGDYTLPVDAGTKSSFGTLRTVGDPVFTIDHLLVFPRFERGQLYDSRKADDLRQALIGTSLLSTASVEPVPTGVIAPDGTQIVDVLVRQERGPSRTLSGSGGYGTGEGIKLVGEWQNRNFFPPEGALILDATAGTQQQALAATFRRSDAGLRDRTFQTGLAVSRQRFAAYSADTVDLSASLARQSTPIWQKVWTYSAGVDLSVSRENPFDPSDLQHPKATYYLASLPLQVGYDRSDSLLNPTHGFRISAKVTPTAQKQNGGGFDKYLNMLADTSGYYPIGGSLVLAARARVGSIIGASRHDIAPSRRLYSGGGGSVRGFGYQQLGPKDENNNPIGGRSLTEFAFEARYRFGNYGIVPFLDAGRVGESSMPSVSGMRYGAGIGARYYTNFGPMRFDIATPLGRKPGESKVAIYISIGQAF